The proteins below are encoded in one region of Segatella copri:
- the purL gene encoding phosphoribosylformylglycinamidine synthase, whose translation MILFFRTPSKSVIATEIDHKPSQDEINELCWLYGDATLEDAQQLQGFYVGPRREMITPWSTNAVEITQNMSLNGISRIEEYFPVDSENAEHDPMLQRMYNGIGQDVFTVNHQPEPIKYVDDLEKYNEEEGLALSEDEIAYLHKLEKENGRPLTDSEIFGFAQINSEHCRHKIFGGQFIIDGKEMESSLFNMIKKTTNENPNKILSAYKDNVAFSQGPVIEQFAPADQTTSDFFQVKDIESVISLKAETHNFPTTVEPFNGAATGTGGEIRDRMGGGVGSWPIAGTACYMTAYPRLKDDNGKSDVERDWEDIMPVRKWLYQTPEQILIKASNGASDFGNKFGQPLITGSVLTFEHEENGEKYAYDKVIMLAGGVGYGKKRDYKKGEPQKGNKVVVVGGDNYRIGLGGGSVSSVDTGRYSNGIELNAVQRANPEMQKRAYNLVRALVENDENPVVSIHDHGSAGHLNCLSELVEECGGEIDMSKLPIGDKTLSAKEIIANESQERMGLLIDEKYISEVQKIADRERAPMYVVGETTGDAHFSFKQADGVKPFDLDVAQMFGHTPKTVMVDETVERKYEDVTYSADNLDEYLQRVLQMEAVACKDWLTNKVDRSVTGKIARQQGQGQIQLPLSDCGVVALDYRGEKGIVTAMGHAPQAGLADPKAGSVLSVAESLTNIVWAPLADGMDSISLSANWMWPCRSQKGEDARLYEGVKALSDFCCAIHVNVPTGKDSLSLTQQYPNGEKIIAPGTVIVSAGGEVSDVKKVVSPVLVNDKNSSLYHIDFSFDEQRLGGSAFAQSLGKVGSDVPTVKNPEYFVDCFNAVQELINRGWVMAGHDISAGGLITTLLEMTFANVEGGMKINLHDIADADIIKTLFAENPGVVIQVSDAHKDELKAFFDENGIGYAKIGYPAPELRKIIIKKEGFEHEFDIDALRDDWYKTSYLLDRKQSMNGMAKKRYTNYKKQPIEMNFGYGFKGTLASYSLDANRRKPSGIKAAIIREKGTNGEREMAYSMYLAGFDVKDVMMTDLISGRETLEDVNFIVFCGGFSNSDVLGSAKGWAGAFLYNPKAKEALDKFYAREDTLSLGICNGCQLMVELNLINPEHKHRSHLCHNTSKKFESTFLGLTIPQNDSVMFGSLSGDKLGIWVAHGEGRFYLPEPEDHYNIIAKYNYAEYPGNPNGSDYNVAGICSADGRHLAMMPHLERAIFPWQNAWYPADRRNDEVTPWIEAFVNARQWIEERVKS comes from the coding sequence ATGATTCTTTTTTTTAGAACTCCATCTAAGAGTGTGATTGCGACCGAGATTGACCACAAACCATCTCAGGACGAAATCAATGAACTTTGTTGGCTTTATGGTGACGCGACTTTAGAGGACGCCCAGCAGTTGCAGGGCTTCTATGTCGGCCCACGCCGTGAAATGATTACTCCTTGGAGTACGAATGCCGTTGAGATTACTCAGAACATGAGTCTTAACGGCATTTCGCGTATCGAGGAGTACTTCCCTGTAGATAGCGAAAACGCTGAGCACGACCCTATGCTCCAGCGTATGTACAACGGTATCGGACAGGATGTGTTCACCGTGAACCACCAGCCAGAACCTATCAAGTACGTCGATGACCTCGAGAAGTATAACGAGGAAGAGGGTCTTGCCCTCAGCGAGGACGAAATAGCTTATCTCCACAAGCTGGAGAAAGAGAACGGACGCCCTCTCACCGACAGCGAAATCTTCGGTTTCGCACAAATCAACTCAGAGCACTGCCGCCACAAGATCTTCGGCGGCCAGTTTATCATCGACGGTAAGGAGATGGAGTCTTCTCTCTTCAACATGATCAAGAAGACCACCAACGAGAATCCTAACAAGATTCTCTCTGCTTACAAGGACAACGTGGCTTTCTCTCAGGGTCCTGTTATCGAGCAGTTTGCTCCAGCCGATCAGACTACCAGCGATTTCTTCCAGGTGAAGGATATCGAGAGTGTTATCTCTCTGAAGGCTGAGACCCACAACTTCCCTACTACCGTAGAGCCTTTCAATGGTGCTGCTACCGGTACGGGTGGTGAAATCCGCGACCGTATGGGTGGTGGTGTAGGTTCATGGCCTATCGCAGGTACCGCCTGCTACATGACTGCTTATCCTCGCTTGAAGGATGACAACGGCAAGAGCGATGTTGAGCGCGACTGGGAAGACATCATGCCAGTGCGTAAGTGGCTCTATCAGACTCCAGAGCAGATTCTGATCAAGGCTTCCAACGGTGCATCAGACTTCGGTAACAAGTTCGGTCAGCCTCTCATCACCGGTTCTGTGCTTACATTCGAGCACGAGGAGAATGGTGAGAAGTATGCATACGATAAGGTAATCATGCTTGCTGGTGGTGTAGGCTACGGCAAGAAGCGTGACTATAAGAAGGGCGAGCCACAGAAGGGCAACAAGGTGGTCGTAGTAGGTGGTGATAACTATCGCATCGGTCTCGGTGGTGGTTCTGTTTCTTCTGTAGATACAGGCCGTTACAGCAATGGTATCGAGTTGAACGCTGTTCAGCGTGCCAACCCTGAGATGCAGAAGCGTGCCTACAACCTGGTTCGTGCACTCGTTGAGAACGATGAGAACCCAGTAGTCAGCATCCACGACCACGGTTCAGCCGGTCACTTGAACTGTCTCTCTGAGTTGGTAGAAGAGTGCGGTGGCGAAATCGACATGTCTAAGTTGCCTATCGGCGACAAGACTTTGAGCGCCAAGGAAATCATCGCCAACGAGAGCCAGGAGCGCATGGGCTTGCTCATCGACGAGAAGTATATCAGCGAGGTTCAGAAGATTGCCGACCGTGAGCGTGCTCCAATGTACGTGGTTGGTGAGACTACAGGCGATGCTCACTTCAGCTTCAAGCAGGCTGACGGCGTAAAGCCATTCGACCTCGATGTAGCTCAGATGTTCGGTCATACTCCTAAGACTGTGATGGTAGATGAGACCGTAGAGCGTAAATATGAAGATGTAACTTATTCTGCAGATAACCTCGACGAGTACTTGCAGCGTGTTCTCCAGATGGAGGCTGTGGCTTGTAAGGACTGGTTGACCAACAAGGTAGACCGTTCCGTAACAGGTAAGATTGCCCGTCAGCAGGGTCAGGGTCAGATTCAGTTGCCACTCTCAGACTGTGGTGTCGTAGCACTCGACTACCGTGGCGAGAAGGGTATCGTAACAGCAATGGGTCATGCACCTCAGGCTGGTCTTGCCGATCCTAAGGCAGGTTCAGTACTCTCTGTAGCTGAGTCATTGACCAATATCGTATGGGCTCCATTGGCAGATGGCATGGACAGCATCAGCCTCTCAGCCAACTGGATGTGGCCTTGCCGCAGTCAGAAGGGTGAGGATGCCCGTCTGTACGAGGGTGTGAAGGCATTGTCAGACTTCTGCTGCGCCATCCACGTAAACGTACCAACAGGTAAGGACTCTCTCTCTTTGACCCAGCAGTATCCTAACGGCGAGAAGATCATCGCTCCGGGTACCGTTATCGTAAGTGCTGGTGGTGAGGTTTCAGATGTCAAGAAGGTGGTTAGCCCAGTTCTCGTTAACGACAAGAACTCTAGCCTCTACCATATCGACTTCAGTTTCGACGAGCAGCGTCTCGGTGGTTCTGCTTTCGCTCAGAGCCTGGGCAAGGTGGGCAGCGATGTTCCTACCGTCAAGAACCCAGAGTACTTCGTTGACTGCTTCAACGCCGTACAGGAACTCATCAACCGTGGTTGGGTAATGGCTGGTCACGATATCAGCGCCGGTGGTTTGATTACAACTCTCCTCGAAATGACATTCGCCAACGTAGAGGGCGGTATGAAGATCAACCTCCACGACATCGCAGATGCCGACATCATCAAGACTCTCTTCGCAGAGAACCCAGGTGTTGTCATCCAGGTAAGCGATGCTCACAAGGACGAGTTGAAAGCATTCTTCGATGAGAACGGTATCGGTTATGCCAAGATTGGTTATCCAGCTCCTGAGCTCCGCAAGATTATCATCAAGAAGGAAGGCTTCGAGCACGAGTTCGATATCGATGCTTTGCGCGACGACTGGTATAAGACATCTTACCTCCTCGACCGCAAGCAGAGCATGAACGGTATGGCTAAGAAGCGTTACACCAACTATAAGAAGCAGCCTATCGAGATGAACTTCGGTTATGGCTTCAAGGGAACCCTCGCTAGCTACAGCCTCGACGCTAACCGTCGCAAGCCATCTGGCATCAAGGCAGCTATCATCCGTGAGAAGGGTACCAATGGTGAGCGTGAGATGGCATACTCTATGTATCTCGCTGGCTTCGATGTAAAGGATGTGATGATGACCGACTTGATTTCTGGTCGTGAGACTCTGGAGGATGTGAACTTCATCGTATTCTGCGGTGGTTTCTCTAACTCCGATGTTCTCGGTTCTGCCAAGGGTTGGGCTGGTGCATTCCTCTACAATCCTAAGGCTAAAGAGGCACTCGATAAGTTCTATGCCCGTGAGGATACCCTTTCACTCGGTATCTGCAACGGTTGCCAGCTGATGGTTGAGTTGAACCTCATCAATCCTGAGCACAAGCATCGTTCACACCTCTGCCACAACACATCCAAGAAGTTCGAGAGCACATTCCTCGGTTTGACCATTCCTCAGAACGACAGTGTGATGTTCGGTAGCCTGAGCGGTGATAAGCTCGGTATCTGGGTAGCTCACGGCGAGGGCCGTTTCTACTTGCCTGAGCCAGAGGATCACTACAACATCATTGCGAAGTACAACTACGCTGAGTATCCAGGTAATCCTAACGGCAGTGACTACAATGTAGCAGGTATCTGCTCTGCAGATGGCCGCCACTTGGCTATGATGCCACACTTGGAACGTGCCATCTTCCCATGGCAGAACGCCTGGTATCCAGCTGATCGCCGCAACGACGAGGTTACTCCTTGGATTGAGGCATTTGTCAATGCACGTCAGTGGATTGAAGAAAGAGTAAAATCATAG
- a CDS encoding chromate transporter has product MKYISLFKTFMKIGIVTFGGGYAMIPIIESEVVDKHHWMTKEEFLDAIATTQVCPGALAINMSSLLGYKLAKTPGAIVCTLGASLPSFLIILAIAMFFHQFEDNKVVAAMFAGIRPAVVALIAVPTFSLAKSAGISLVNCWIPILSALLIWLLGVNPIWVIIAAAVGGYIYGQFIQPTE; this is encoded by the coding sequence ATGAAGTATATTTCATTATTTAAGACATTTATGAAGATTGGCATAGTCACCTTTGGTGGTGGCTATGCCATGATTCCTATTATAGAATCCGAAGTCGTCGACAAGCATCATTGGATGACGAAGGAGGAATTCTTGGATGCCATTGCTACTACCCAGGTTTGTCCGGGCGCCTTGGCCATCAACATGAGTTCCCTGCTCGGATATAAGTTGGCAAAGACACCGGGAGCCATCGTCTGCACCCTCGGCGCTTCGTTGCCATCGTTCCTTATTATCTTAGCGATAGCCATGTTTTTCCATCAGTTTGAAGACAACAAGGTTGTTGCTGCCATGTTTGCAGGCATCCGTCCTGCCGTCGTAGCATTGATAGCCGTACCTACATTCTCGCTTGCCAAGAGTGCCGGTATTTCGCTTGTCAACTGCTGGATTCCTATTCTATCCGCCCTTCTGATCTGGCTTTTGGGCGTCAACCCAATCTGGGTGATTATCGCAGCTGCCGTAGGTGGCTACATCTATGGACAGTTTATCCAGCCAACGGAATAA
- a CDS encoding chromate transporter, which produces MIFLQLFIVFIQIGIFGFGGGYSMISLIQGQVVTQYHWMTMQEFTDVVAISQMTPGPIGINTATYCGYTAVHNAGMSGMMAVLGSAMATFALVLPSLVLMILISKILYKYMNTSAVQSIFIGLRPAIVGLVGAAALLLMNGENFSTPANPWHFYISIALFFATFIGVKVMKINPIRMILYSAFAGLVLLY; this is translated from the coding sequence ATGATATTTCTTCAGCTTTTCATCGTATTCATTCAGATAGGCATCTTCGGATTCGGAGGAGGCTATTCCATGATATCCCTGATTCAGGGACAGGTTGTTACGCAGTATCATTGGATGACGATGCAAGAGTTTACCGATGTGGTTGCCATCTCTCAGATGACACCGGGACCTATCGGTATCAACACCGCCACCTACTGTGGCTATACAGCTGTCCATAATGCCGGCATGAGTGGCATGATGGCTGTACTCGGAAGTGCCATGGCAACCTTTGCGCTGGTACTCCCATCCTTGGTTTTGATGATTCTTATCAGCAAGATACTGTACAAGTATATGAACACCTCAGCCGTCCAGAGCATCTTCATCGGTCTTCGCCCAGCCATTGTCGGTCTGGTAGGAGCCGCAGCCCTGCTCCTGATGAATGGCGAGAACTTCTCTACGCCAGCCAATCCCTGGCATTTCTACATCTCCATCGCCCTCTTCTTTGCCACCTTTATCGGCGTGAAGGTGATGAAGATCAATCCTATCCGCATGATACTCTACTCGGCTTTTGCCGGACTGGTATTACTATATTAA
- a CDS encoding alpha-L-arabinofuranosidase C-terminal domain-containing protein, translated as MNKKRQILLSAVLASALASNAQVSINVDASNPGIKVSPNLYGIFFEDINHAADGGLYAELISNRSFEDDDKNIPTWKTAAQEGAKINAQLINKGLLNNAQGKALQLTIAAKPAATASLINEGFWGINAVQGRTYKLSFWAKGSYKGGLKARLTNAKGDKVYAETTLNAKVGKKWTKYTAELTANGNDAKAQFELVADGKGTIVLDVVSLFPPTFKNRENGLRPDLAQLLYNIHPKFVRFPGGCYVEGQESPENAFHWEKTIGPIEERPGHKNVNWRYRTSDGMGFDEYLQLAEDLNAKPLYVVNVGLWHGGMTPVDSIQPWIDECMNALEYANGPVTSKYGALRAKNGHPEPYNIEYLEIGNENNQPDPAAQSDHYYERFKKFKDAVLAKYPKMHLIGNVVAWGDDNPKWESNESVELLDEHYYRNPAWFAENFNKYDNYDRKGSEIYVGEYAVTQGFGNMGSLDAALGEAVYMMGIENNSDIVTMASYAPIFANLNNRMWAPDMIQYTSDKVFGTPSYYVQNVMANNIGTRVLKVNQENPYKYEQTQVKPAICRVGMGTWGTQVSFEDKGYSDENGKALPMTLQELPTDIRGQWKTEGSLIKQTSNEESCIRLNPGEITSNGYIYKVRAKKDAGNEGFLIIFNYVDKNNYCWLNLGGWNNTQHGVESIVNGAKSQIATTPGSIETGKWYGIELKVVGDSIFAKLDGKEIFSTKLKANTLPGIFSTATLDEQTGEVILKIANTSTEHTTAKINLQGKEIKNGKLIRLSAKNGLEENTIDNPTNIYPVENYVTTEKNGATVEIPASSLNIIRLK; from the coding sequence ATGAATAAGAAAAGACAGATTTTACTTTCAGCAGTATTGGCCTCTGCTTTGGCATCCAACGCACAGGTTTCCATCAATGTAGATGCCTCTAACCCAGGTATCAAGGTATCTCCTAACCTCTATGGTATCTTCTTCGAGGATATCAACCATGCTGCAGATGGCGGTCTCTATGCCGAACTCATCAGCAACCGTTCTTTCGAAGACGATGACAAGAATATTCCTACCTGGAAAACTGCCGCTCAAGAAGGTGCAAAAATCAATGCACAACTCATCAATAAGGGTTTGCTCAACAATGCACAGGGCAAGGCACTCCAGCTTACCATCGCTGCCAAGCCTGCAGCTACAGCCTCTCTCATCAATGAGGGTTTCTGGGGAATCAACGCCGTGCAGGGCAGAACCTATAAACTCTCTTTCTGGGCTAAGGGTAGCTACAAGGGCGGATTGAAGGCTCGCCTCACCAACGCCAAGGGCGATAAGGTTTACGCAGAAACCACCCTCAATGCCAAGGTTGGCAAGAAGTGGACCAAATATACGGCTGAGTTGACTGCCAACGGAAACGATGCCAAGGCTCAGTTTGAACTCGTAGCCGACGGAAAGGGTACCATCGTTCTCGATGTGGTAAGCCTCTTCCCTCCTACTTTCAAGAATCGCGAGAATGGCTTGCGCCCTGACCTGGCTCAGCTTCTCTATAACATCCATCCTAAGTTCGTCCGCTTCCCTGGCGGTTGCTACGTAGAGGGACAGGAATCTCCTGAGAATGCTTTCCATTGGGAGAAGACTATCGGTCCTATCGAGGAACGTCCGGGCCATAAGAACGTAAACTGGCGCTACCGTACCAGCGACGGTATGGGATTCGATGAGTATCTGCAGCTTGCCGAGGATCTGAACGCCAAACCTCTCTATGTTGTAAACGTAGGTTTGTGGCACGGCGGTATGACTCCTGTAGACAGCATCCAGCCTTGGATTGATGAGTGCATGAATGCCCTGGAGTATGCCAACGGTCCTGTTACCTCTAAATATGGTGCGCTCCGTGCTAAGAACGGTCATCCGGAACCATACAATATCGAGTATCTGGAGATTGGTAATGAGAACAACCAGCCGGATCCTGCGGCTCAGAGCGACCATTACTACGAGCGCTTCAAGAAGTTCAAGGATGCGGTTCTGGCAAAATATCCTAAGATGCACCTCATCGGTAACGTGGTGGCTTGGGGCGATGACAATCCTAAGTGGGAAAGCAACGAGAGCGTAGAACTCCTCGACGAGCACTACTACAGAAATCCTGCCTGGTTTGCCGAGAACTTCAACAAGTATGATAACTACGACCGTAAGGGCAGCGAGATTTATGTAGGTGAATATGCCGTAACCCAGGGCTTCGGCAATATGGGTTCGCTCGATGCTGCACTCGGTGAGGCTGTCTATATGATGGGCATCGAGAACAACTCTGACATCGTGACCATGGCATCCTACGCTCCTATCTTCGCCAACCTCAACAACCGTATGTGGGCACCGGATATGATTCAGTATACATCAGACAAGGTATTCGGAACTCCATCTTACTACGTTCAGAACGTGATGGCAAACAACATCGGTACCCGTGTACTGAAGGTGAACCAGGAGAATCCATACAAATATGAGCAGACTCAGGTGAAGCCAGCTATCTGCCGTGTAGGTATGGGAACATGGGGCACTCAGGTTTCTTTCGAGGACAAGGGCTACAGCGATGAGAACGGAAAGGCGCTGCCGATGACCTTGCAGGAGTTGCCTACCGATATCCGTGGACAGTGGAAGACTGAGGGTAGCCTCATCAAGCAGACCAGCAACGAAGAGAGCTGCATCCGTCTGAACCCAGGCGAGATTACCAGCAACGGCTATATATATAAGGTACGCGCGAAGAAGGATGCCGGAAACGAAGGTTTCCTCATCATCTTTAACTACGTGGATAAGAACAACTACTGCTGGTTGAACCTCGGTGGCTGGAACAATACCCAGCACGGTGTGGAGTCTATCGTGAATGGTGCCAAGAGTCAGATAGCTACTACCCCAGGCAGCATCGAAACCGGCAAGTGGTATGGCATCGAGCTGAAAGTAGTAGGCGACAGCATCTTCGCCAAGTTGGATGGCAAGGAAATATTCTCTACCAAGTTGAAGGCAAACACCCTTCCTGGCATCTTCTCTACAGCCACACTTGATGAACAGACGGGCGAGGTAATCCTGAAGATTGCCAACACCAGCACCGAGCACACCACAGCGAAGATTAATCTTCAAGGCAAGGAAATCAAGAATGGCAAGCTCATCCGCCTTTCTGCCAAGAATGGTCTGGAGGAGAACACCATCGACAATCCTACCAATATCTATCCTGTAGAAAACTACGTAACTACAGAGAAGAACGGTGCTACGGTAGAGATTCCAGCCAGCTCGCTGAATATCATCAGATTGAAATAA
- a CDS encoding tetratricopeptide repeat protein, with amino-acid sequence MKIKVVFLHDIKQKQQMKRKQFVISTIIILLLALFAGCKQSFSPALKKADQVLSADTEKGSKMLDSICQAEPNMSTANQRYCQLLKLKASDKAYRPITNQKLVIDSLVSYFEHAGEDNLLAEAYFYAGRVYYEIGDKPEALKFYQKANEKVAKDNYALQGDIYCQMANVYRYTDLNKEALAALRLAYQADSLSGNIRNMLYDIRDMGEVYLGQNNILKAQKNFSLGVEKAKKNKDTLLLLLFHHGLAVAYNRKDETTKALSHINYCINNINILNDKNGVYVTALDIYTKNNNKKLANIYRNAILDFGNITSKRYALENLLKEITSKDAITNKYFKKFTLYNDSVQKLKNCEATKKAEQLYQYNLKERENTKLKAKNHFKNISIIIAFFFLIIIFFSFQMKIKNMKQEQELLKLKIDKLKQLEKLAELKTQAKLNSEQNSIGTSKIQNTINKEIKEGTYKLSEEGWRNLKILINSTYPEFDKNLEAFLCTNPVEYKICLMIKLGVTPSNIAKFVNVTKEAITASRRRMYIKVFKKKGTPSDWDKVILSL; translated from the coding sequence TTGAAAATAAAAGTTGTATTTTTGCACGATATTAAACAAAAACAACAGATGAAAAGAAAGCAATTCGTCATATCAACAATTATCATATTACTTCTTGCTCTTTTTGCTGGATGTAAACAGAGTTTTTCTCCTGCACTCAAGAAAGCAGACCAAGTGCTTTCAGCAGATACAGAGAAAGGAAGCAAAATGCTTGACAGTATCTGCCAGGCAGAGCCGAACATGTCCACTGCCAATCAAAGGTATTGCCAGCTTTTGAAATTAAAGGCAAGCGACAAGGCATATCGTCCCATTACGAATCAGAAACTTGTCATCGACTCATTAGTTTCATATTTTGAGCATGCAGGTGAAGACAACCTGCTTGCCGAAGCATACTTCTATGCAGGAAGAGTATACTACGAAATTGGCGACAAACCCGAAGCACTCAAGTTTTATCAGAAAGCGAACGAGAAGGTTGCCAAGGACAACTATGCCCTGCAAGGAGACATCTATTGCCAAATGGCAAACGTGTATCGCTATACAGACTTAAATAAAGAAGCATTAGCGGCACTGCGCCTTGCCTATCAGGCAGACTCGCTCAGCGGAAATATCAGAAATATGCTTTATGACATAAGAGATATGGGAGAAGTATATTTAGGACAAAATAATATTTTAAAAGCACAGAAAAATTTCTCATTAGGAGTAGAAAAGGCAAAAAAAAATAAAGACACCTTACTTCTTCTACTTTTCCATCATGGTCTTGCAGTGGCTTACAATAGAAAAGATGAGACAACTAAAGCATTGTCTCACATAAACTATTGCATCAACAATATTAATATACTTAATGACAAAAACGGAGTTTATGTTACTGCTCTTGACATATATACAAAAAATAACAACAAGAAACTTGCAAATATATATCGAAACGCTATTTTAGATTTCGGTAATATCACATCCAAACGCTACGCTTTAGAGAATTTACTAAAAGAAATAACATCCAAAGATGCTATTACCAATAAGTACTTCAAGAAATTTACACTCTACAATGACTCTGTTCAAAAACTCAAAAACTGCGAAGCTACTAAAAAAGCAGAGCAATTGTACCAATACAATCTAAAAGAAAGAGAAAATACGAAACTCAAAGCAAAGAATCATTTCAAAAATATTTCAATTATAATAGCATTTTTTTTCTTGATTATCATATTCTTTAGCTTTCAAATGAAAATTAAGAATATGAAGCAAGAGCAAGAATTGCTTAAACTTAAAATTGATAAATTGAAACAATTAGAAAAACTTGCAGAATTAAAAACACAAGCTAAACTCAACTCAGAGCAAAACTCTATAGGCACTTCCAAAATACAAAATACAATTAACAAAGAAATAAAGGAAGGTACTTATAAACTATCAGAGGAAGGTTGGAGGAATCTCAAAATATTAATAAACTCTACGTATCCGGAATTTGATAAAAATCTAGAGGCATTCCTCTGTACAAATCCTGTAGAATACAAAATCTGTTTAATGATAAAATTAGGTGTTACCCCTTCAAATATTGCAAAATTTGTTAATGTAACAAAAGAAGCAATAACAGCATCTAGAAGAAGAATGTATATAAAGGTTTTTAAGAAAAAAGGAACACCTTCAGATTGGGATAAAGTAATCCTCTCCTTATAG
- a CDS encoding DUF481 domain-containing protein, translated as MKKSLILIMGAATLAMPMHAQEESNASHYSILDHLTFDLDASVGMENKGMTPTTLNFALGYQLTPRFYAFAKTEGSINLYKKDDVKTYFKSQALGGGLGFKLFNPKTTAQGVDLRLSITNTIGNADWKYTSYNADLILYPNCKKSRSVPYIGLGFRHINSHTSGLSNWNGITGTIGF; from the coding sequence ATGAAGAAAAGTTTAATTCTAATCATGGGTGCCGCAACTTTGGCGATGCCTATGCACGCCCAAGAGGAAAGTAATGCCTCACATTACTCCATCTTAGACCATCTGACATTTGATCTCGATGCTAGCGTGGGAATGGAGAACAAAGGTATGACACCTACTACTTTGAACTTCGCCCTTGGCTACCAACTTACTCCACGCTTCTACGCCTTCGCCAAAACTGAAGGTAGCATCAACCTCTACAAGAAAGATGATGTGAAGACTTATTTCAAGAGCCAAGCTTTAGGTGGTGGACTGGGCTTCAAACTCTTCAACCCTAAGACTACCGCACAAGGGGTAGATCTTCGTCTCTCCATAACCAATACTATCGGAAATGCCGACTGGAAATACACCTCCTATAATGCTGATCTCATCCTCTATCCGAACTGCAAGAAGAGTAGAAGTGTTCCCTATATCGGACTAGGTTTCAGACACATTAATTCTCACACCTCAGGATTATCCAATTGGAATGGCATCACTGGAACCATCGGTTTCTGA
- a CDS encoding NCS2 family permease, with product MNKLKALLGFDSKTTTVKTELVAGMTTFLTMCYILAVNPTILATTGMDKGALFTATAIASAIATFLLAFMAKLPFAQAPSMGLNAFFAFTLCQAMGLTWQQALAVLLVEGIIFLAITFLNIRDKILECIPKNLRFAISAGIGMFIAFIGLKNAGIITANADTFVQLGKFTPVSILGLISILLCGCLMARRVKGSLFIAIIISTLIGIPMGVTQFSDNWMPVSTPHSIAPIFCQFDFTGFFTPKMFMVVFSLLLVNIFDTIGTVLGLVSKLGVKENEKGEIPGVKEAMMSDAIGTTAGALLGSSTITTYVESASGVAEGGKSGLTSFFVGLMFILSIFLAPIFLLIPSAATSGALVMVGVLMIDSFKKIELEDISESFPAFITMITMVLCYSIADGICLGILSYVLIKMMVGKFKDLNPTLYILSIFLLFNYVFG from the coding sequence ATGAACAAATTAAAAGCTTTATTGGGTTTCGACTCAAAGACTACTACGGTCAAGACTGAGTTGGTTGCTGGTATGACTACCTTCCTGACCATGTGTTACATCCTGGCAGTAAACCCTACCATCCTTGCTACCACAGGTATGGACAAGGGAGCTCTCTTTACTGCCACAGCCATCGCTTCAGCCATCGCCACCTTCCTGCTGGCTTTCATGGCAAAGTTGCCTTTCGCCCAGGCTCCTAGTATGGGACTGAATGCCTTCTTCGCCTTCACCCTTTGTCAGGCTATGGGCTTGACCTGGCAGCAAGCTTTGGCGGTGTTGCTCGTAGAGGGTATCATCTTCCTTGCCATCACCTTTCTCAATATCCGCGATAAGATATTGGAGTGTATTCCGAAGAATCTCCGATTCGCCATTTCGGCTGGTATCGGTATGTTTATCGCTTTTATCGGTTTGAAGAATGCGGGCATCATTACTGCCAATGCGGATACTTTCGTGCAGCTCGGCAAGTTTACACCAGTCAGCATCCTGGGTCTCATCAGCATCCTGCTCTGCGGCTGTCTGATGGCGAGAAGAGTGAAGGGCTCTTTGTTTATCGCCATCATCATCTCTACATTGATAGGTATTCCGATGGGCGTAACCCAGTTCTCTGACAACTGGATGCCGGTATCTACCCCTCACAGCATCGCTCCTATCTTCTGCCAGTTCGATTTCACCGGCTTCTTTACTCCTAAGATGTTCATGGTGGTATTCTCCCTGTTGCTTGTCAATATCTTCGATACCATCGGAACGGTTCTGGGATTGGTTTCCAAACTCGGTGTCAAGGAAAATGAGAAGGGCGAGATTCCGGGTGTGAAGGAGGCGATGATGAGTGATGCCATCGGTACTACAGCCGGTGCATTGCTGGGTAGCTCTACCATCACCACTTATGTGGAGAGTGCTTCGGGCGTTGCCGAGGGTGGTAAGTCGGGTCTGACATCTTTCTTTGTTGGCTTGATGTTTATCCTGAGTATCTTCCTGGCTCCAATCTTCCTGCTGATTCCGAGCGCAGCCACCAGTGGTGCCCTGGTAATGGTGGGTGTATTGATGATCGATTCGTTCAAGAAAATTGAGTTGGAGGATATCTCCGAGTCATTCCCTGCCTTTATCACGATGATTACGATGGTACTCTGCTACAGTATTGCCGATGGCATCTGCCTTGGTATTCTGAGCTATGTATTGATCAAGATGATGGTGGGCAAGTTCAAGGATCTGAATCCTACGCTGTATATCCTGAGCATCTTCCTGCTCTTCAATTATGTTTTCGGTTAA